GGTAACTGCTGGTGCATTTTAGTAAAGTCATCTCAGAACAACCAGCTTTACGAACCGCCTCAACCGCTTCTGACAATTCCGCTACGCTTGCCATGCCCGTAGACATGATGATTGGCTTGCCGGTTCGCGCCACCTTTTCTAAAAGAGGTAAATCAACATTTTCAAAGGATGCAATTTTATAAACCGGCATCTCCAAACTTTCTAAAAAGTCCACCGATGTACTATCAAAAGGAGTGCTAAACCCAATAATCCCTTTTTCCCGGCACCGTTTAAAAATCGGCTCATGCCATTCCCAAGGCGTATAGGCTTCCTGGTATAAATCATATAAAGATCGCCCATACCATAGGCTTTTCGGATCATTAATCCGAAATTCCCTTTCGTTCAGATCCAGCGTCATCGTTTCCGCTGTATAGGTCTGGATCTTCAGCGCGTCTACGCCGGTTTCCGCCGCCGCATCCACAATCGCCAACGCACGCTCTAACGATTGGTTATGGTTCCCAGACATTTCCGCTATAATAAAGGGCATTTTACTCATACAAACCGGCTCCTTCAATTTCGAATTGCTCTCGCATTATTTCTATGAGCTGCCTTTTCATTTCCCGCCAATGACTTTCTAAATATCCAAAACAGAACACATCTAAATACCCCGTTTTTTCTTTGAAAATATGTTCCTTTAAACATCCCTCTTGCAAAAAGCCGAGGCGCTGGTGATAGCGAAAGCTCTTTTCATTATTTTCTAGTACTTCCCCCACCACCTTGTGCATATTCATCCTCTCAAACGCTTCTTGCAATGCTAAAAACCCCATTAACAGCGCGCTTCCTCTTGGTGCGTCCTCTGCACCGAGATAAAACCCCCAACTCAGTCTTTTATGTTCTTGTGAGATAGCCGTAAAATTAACTGCTCCCAACGGAACCTCGTCCCGACAAAACAAAAAATGCTTTCCACAATATCCTTCTTGCTGTGTTCTGTTGAACCAGCGAGTATGCTCTTCTAAAGAAATCTCATGCTCTGTATACATAGCCGAACGTATTCTTGTCTTATTTCTCCAAGCAAGCACCAAGGAAAGATCCTTTTCTTCCATTGACCGCAGCTTCCATCGACTAGCCAACATGATCCCAGTCCTCCATGGTTCGTACTATTTCCGCCATGCTGTGTTTTTCGCTTTGGGGATACAAGGCCTGCATCGTTTCTTTCATCCGCAGCCGTAGCGCCTTATCTTCAATCAATTGGGTTAATAAGGCCTCTAGTCGTTCCAGATTGTCCTGTTGGGCCGTTCCTGCAAGCAAGGTCAATCCATCGTTAGCTGCTTTTTCGGCAATCGTCTTCTGGTTTTCCGCCACAACCACCGTAATACTCGGCACCCCTAGATAGCAGCGTTCCCAAAGCGAAACCCCACCTGCGCCAATCGCAATATCTGCTTCACAAAGAAGTTGCGCCATCTTAGTGGTTTGAATATGCAGCGCAACGTTTTCATTTGCACGACAATATTGCTCGATTTTTTCCCTATTTACACAATATTGTCCAATTACAATGGTTAGTTCCATTTTTCTGCTTTGGGAAAACTCCGACTGACTCCACCACTGCAAAAACGTCCAGGTCATTCCGGCAGGGTCGGTTCCTCCGAAGGAAAGTAAAATACGTTGCACTTTTTCCATTTCACGAGAAACGCTTCTCTGTTTTGCTTGAATAAATTCTCGCCGAAACAACGCGTAACTCGGTCCAAGAAAAGAAATGCAATGGGGAGGAATCAGCGACCCATACCGTGTTTCATCTTGCAAATAGTCATTTTGGTCCAATAAAATATCGCAATCATGCTTACGATTAGCCAAATCGTCAATGACCATAATATGCCGGAATTTCTTTCTCATAGCCACTTCCCAGGCGAAATCCAGTTGGTAATGATCGACGATCAGCCAGTCGCCATGAACAGGGGGGATTTCGTCAACAAGTCCTACTGTATAGCACGGGTACCCTTGGGCTTTAATCATCTTCATCAAATGTCCCGGTTGCTCCCTGCAAGCAAATTGAACTTGCATTCCATGACGCTGCAGCTCTTCTGCCAATGCTAAACAGCGCATTACATGACCTGTCCCCCACTCCACAGAGGCATCCGCCCGGAAGACCACCTTCATAACTTCACTCACCTAATTTTAAATAGCGGCTCTAAGGGAGCACACTCTAATTTTTGCTCCAACGTATTATTTTTCACAGTTTCACCTAACAGCGGAAGCACCTTATCATAAGCTTGAAGAATACACTGCACATCCGTTTTTTGATGCGCATAATTTATGTTATGCGTCCCAAATGTCAAAATACCTTGTTTAAACATCTCCTGCAAAAACAAAGTCTTAATCTGCCACAACGAGTAGCGCTCCGTATCTTTGATGACGAAGAAACTCCAACTCGGATGCCCTGCTACACTACAAAACGATTCGACTTCATGAGATGCAATAAGACTTTTCAAGCCTTCTTGCAGTTCCGAACCGCGTTGTCGAATTGTTTCTACCACAGGCTCTCTTTGCAGTTTTTTCATTGTAGCTAAGGATGCCGCCAATGACAAGGTTTCTCCACCGAAGGTAAAGGAAAAAAAGATTTCTTCCATCAGCTTCATGATATCGGCCCTTCCTGCCACTGCGGAAACAGGATACCCGTTGGCCAAGCCTTTGCCAAATGTCGCTAAATCCGGCTGCAAACCAAACAGTTCCTGCGCGCCTCCATTAGCATAGCGAAAGCCGGTTATCGTCTCGTCTAAGATAAATAATGCTCCATGTTGTTTAGCCAACGTCTGTACTTCCTGGAGAAAGCCCTCTTGCGGTTCGCTGACATTCATGGCCTCCATGATTACTGCCGCAAATTCTCCCGGATGTTGCTTTAAAACCTGCTGCAGGGTTTCGATTTGGTTGTACACAAAAGAATGGGTCAGTTCCTGGGTAGACTTAGGCACGCCTTTGTTTCTGGCAGTAGAGCCTATATACCAATCCTGCCAGCCATGATAGCCACATACCGCGACTCGATCGCGTCCGGTATAGGCTCGCGCCAAGCGAATCGCTCCGGAAGTAGCATCAGAGCCATTTTTGCCAAAGCGAACCATCTCTGCACTAGGAACCATCTTGATGATTTCTTCCGATACTTCCACTTCCAACTTGTGGGGAAGCGAAAAAATCACGCCATCTTCTAATTGTTCCCGAACCGCTTGCGTTACATCCGGATCATTGTAGCCAAGCGTTACCGAGCACAAGCTGCTAATGCAGTCAATATACTCATTTCCATCGACATCCCAAAGCCTGCAGCCTTTCGCCTTTTGCGCATAGTAGGGTGACACGCCAAAAGGATATTGTGTCCTACTTTTGCTAAATGTTTGCGTTCCTAAGGGAATGCTCTTTAAGGCCCGGTTCAACCATTCTTCCGATACTTGATAACGCTTTGACATACTAACCCCTTCTTTTCTTTGATTTCTACTCTTCTTGCAATGATTTTACAAGTCCTTCATTGCGCAAAATTCCTTGATTGATCTGCTGCAGTTCTGGTTTTTCCTTGAGTAATTTCAATACCTCTTGCCAAGAAAAATCATTATCGTATTGCGGATACAGTTCTGTATAAATGGCTTGTATAAAAGAAAAATCCCTTTCCTCATCTACCGTCCAACGCAATCCGGACCAATCTTCGTTTCCCTTAAAACACCCCAGCTTAAACTGTTCCGGATGCGAATAAATATAATAGGTAACATGCTCGCGCTCCGTCGGGCT
The nucleotide sequence above comes from uncultured Anaeromusa sp.. Encoded proteins:
- the pseI gene encoding pseudaminic acid synthase encodes the protein MSKMPFIIAEMSGNHNQSLERALAIVDAAAETGVDALKIQTYTAETMTLDLNEREFRINDPKSLWYGRSLYDLYQEAYTPWEWHEPIFKRCREKGIIGFSTPFDSTSVDFLESLEMPVYKIASFENVDLPLLEKVARTGKPIIMSTGMASVAELSEAVEAVRKAGCSEMTLLKCTSSYPASPEDSNLRTIPHMKELFQCEVGLSDHTLGLGAAVASIALGATVIEKHFTLSRAEGGVDAAFSLEPHEMKQLVNECRRAFQALGTVSYQRTKAEEKSLQFRRSLYVVEDVQAGDTVTEKNVRAIRPGLGLEPKYLDVVRGARFRQPVSKGTALHWKYLLG
- the pseH gene encoding UDP-4-amino-4,6-dideoxy-N-acetyl-beta-L-altrosamine N-acetyltransferase; protein product: MLASRWKLRSMEEKDLSLVLAWRNKTRIRSAMYTEHEISLEEHTRWFNRTQQEGYCGKHFLFCRDEVPLGAVNFTAISQEHKRLSWGFYLGAEDAPRGSALLMGFLALQEAFERMNMHKVVGEVLENNEKSFRYHQRLGFLQEGCLKEHIFKEKTGYLDVFCFGYLESHWREMKRQLIEIMREQFEIEGAGLYE
- the pseG gene encoding UDP-2,4-diacetamido-2,4,6-trideoxy-beta-L-altropyranose hydrolase, with translation MKVVFRADASVEWGTGHVMRCLALAEELQRHGMQVQFACREQPGHLMKMIKAQGYPCYTVGLVDEIPPVHGDWLIVDHYQLDFAWEVAMRKKFRHIMVIDDLANRKHDCDILLDQNDYLQDETRYGSLIPPHCISFLGPSYALFRREFIQAKQRSVSREMEKVQRILLSFGGTDPAGMTWTFLQWWSQSEFSQSRKMELTIVIGQYCVNREKIEQYCRANENVALHIQTTKMAQLLCEADIAIGAGGVSLWERCYLGVPSITVVVAENQKTIAEKAANDGLTLLAGTAQQDNLERLEALLTQLIEDKALRLRMKETMQALYPQSEKHSMAEIVRTMEDWDHVG
- a CDS encoding aminotransferase class III-fold pyridoxal phosphate-dependent enzyme — its product is MSKRYQVSEEWLNRALKSIPLGTQTFSKSRTQYPFGVSPYYAQKAKGCRLWDVDGNEYIDCISSLCSVTLGYNDPDVTQAVREQLEDGVIFSLPHKLEVEVSEEIIKMVPSAEMVRFGKNGSDATSGAIRLARAYTGRDRVAVCGYHGWQDWYIGSTARNKGVPKSTQELTHSFVYNQIETLQQVLKQHPGEFAAVIMEAMNVSEPQEGFLQEVQTLAKQHGALFILDETITGFRYANGGAQELFGLQPDLATFGKGLANGYPVSAVAGRADIMKLMEEIFFSFTFGGETLSLAASLATMKKLQREPVVETIRQRGSELQEGLKSLIASHEVESFCSVAGHPSWSFFVIKDTERYSLWQIKTLFLQEMFKQGILTFGTHNINYAHQKTDVQCILQAYDKVLPLLGETVKNNTLEQKLECAPLEPLFKIR